The following nucleotide sequence is from Anopheles stephensi strain Indian chromosome 3, UCI_ANSTEP_V1.0, whole genome shotgun sequence.
TAATCTTAAGGCAGTAAGAGCAAACAGTTCGATTTTggcttcaatttcaatttattaatttttttccccGGTAAACAATTTGGCAAAACTGAATCAAAATTTTTTGCATATCACGACGACAGCGGCGGCGGCAGATAGTCACCAAAATTGTTGTCTCTTTGCTTTGCTCTTactttaaaaagaaaattagaTAAGTATAAGATATAAGAATCGAACGAGATGTAACGCCCGAGCGAAGAAAACCCCTTTACCCACTATTGGCCCGTTCACTTTCATTTTGGATCATCCTTGCGCACGACGTTTCATTCATTcggacatagaaaaaaaaacccgtcatttcactctcattcCGTCCCACATCCCACGTTTCGCTTCGATCATTTCGATCGCTTTTACTCATCCTTGAATCGTCCGATGTCCAGTGTCGGAAGTGAGTTGGTGTTTTGGTGTAATTTGATGATGAAAAGTGTAAGCCGAAAATAGGTCGTACATGTATTCAtgtagcggtggtggtgtcggGAAAGAGCCGGACGGACGGAGAAGGGAAGCGACACCCAAACATTTGTATCCCCCAGTACAGTAAGTCGAATCACAGCAGTACCTCTTGTGTTTTCCGTTCGGTtgtagtgtgtgtttttcaaaCCTTTTCAATTTCCAGCAACGATAAACGACGTTCAGATAGTTTTTTTCCATGTTTTTCTATTAACAAAAGGTCATTCGAAAATATTCCCATGCATTCATTCGTGCGATCCTCAGCGATCGTTCATGTTGATCCTTTCTCATTGGCAATTGTTCATGATAAGCATACCATTCCATCAGAAGACATTcagtaacacacacactcatacacataCACCAACACCATTGTGAGGCAGTCACACATACATAAATACATGCGCACCCTAGTGTCATTGTGTCAACCACACCGGTCACCTGCACTCCGAAGCAAACATCCCAAACTCACATATTTACATCAAAcactcactcacgcacacacgagtAAGGGTGACCAAATGTAGTCGAAAGCACGGGCCATTCGTCGTTCCCCGCACGGAGTAGGGTAACTTCACCCGCGTTGAATCGAAGTGGTTCTGGTTCCAGGTTAAGCCCGCTCACCACCCCGCCCTGCGAACGGACGCCGCACATGACGCTCAGCCTGCAGGAGATTTTGATCGTCGGTTCCGCCTGCGAGCAGGCCAAGTTTTCCGAGCTGACGATGGACATGTTTCGGTAATTACGATCAAGCTCTAGCGCTTTGCAGTTGCCGTTGAGTTAATGTTTTCCTCTCTCTGCTCCATCGCCACCAGGATGCTCCAAACGCTGGAACGCGAACCGACCGATGCGATGCACCCGATGATCGGTCATCCGATGGCACACGGAGGACCACACGACGCTAGTCCGGCGGCGAGCCGTATGCCACCGTACGGTGTTCCGGGGTCGAAAGGTAAACGAGTTGCACCCTCTGATATTGCTTTAACGATATTGAGCCTCCCGCAAAGTCTTCTTCAGCTCCGTCCGTAGTAATGTAGAGACTGGGAACGCGTTTCGTTATCCCTTAGAGACGTAGAATCTTTTCGAGTTCGAGTTTAGCTAGGCAAGGGCCAATCGGGTAGCCTAGGGATAGTGCCACTGATCTTTAACACGGCACGAACGAATTTTGATGGAAGAAACTCCAGGAGAGGCCTGGTAGCACTCGTGACGGTCGTCTCTCTTGACCCTATTGTTGAAAGAGCTTGAAGGATTCCTAATGGGCTTTCTCGATTGTAATAGCACTTCCATCGTTTGATTTCTTCTACCTCTCTTCCAGGATACGTGGAAAACGGTGATCGACGCGCGATGCGTGATAATCCACACAAGTACTTGCTCTACAAACCGTCGCTCAGCCAGCTGATGGTGTTTCTGTCCAGTGGGTTCAAGGAGCTGCCACCGGGCGGTGCCCTGCTGCTGTACATGTCCGCCGACGGGTGCTTCTCGACTACGAAGCATCCGCAAGACTGTAAGTAATAGGCTGCGGGGCGGGCACGTGCTCGCGCTGTATTAACCACGGCACAATGCTTCCGTCCACAGATGGTTACGAGCTGGGAGGATTGGCGACGAGCGTAAAGCGTGACGCGGTGGACAGTGGGCTGTCGGTGCGCGGGAAATCGAGTGCCGGCTACAAGGAACCGCACTGTCTGTATCCGGGCGACCTGTACCCGTACACGCGGCGGCCCCTCTTCATCATAATCGATTCGGACAATTCATTCGTGTTCCAGCACATACCGAGGTTGTAGCCACGGGGGGGGGGCGTTGCTCTTGTCGCAACGAAAGGGCGATCGGGCATTAATACCGGGTTTTCGTTTTGCAGGTACTTCGGTCAACCGTTAGTTATACTCATGTCACCACAGGATATTCCTGCCAACTACCAAGGTAAGCTCACACTCGACGAGCTGCATAAGACTGCCTCAAGTGACGAATAAACTAccgccgttttttgttttgctcacaGATTTGCAGCATCACGGTTCGCTGTTTACGCTTTTCCTGCACTCTCCCATGACGGCCATGTGCTACATCTGTAACGTCGGCGATGTGCCGATTCATCACTGGGAACGATGTCAAAGTTACGTGGACCGGTTCGTGACCGAAGCGTCCCGGCTAGTGACGCGCTGCCGGATGGACGAGATCGAGCAGGGTATCGGTTACATAGGTACTGACCCGCTGCTCTCTCGGTAGCCTCCCGTCCTCAGTAACTTacatcactctctctctctctctcgctctccctcacCAGATTCGTCGTACGTGCAGTTCTTCGGTGATGATTTCCTGCGAACGCTCATTCTACGGTTCGTGTTTTGCGACGTCGCGTTACGGCTGCACCGTGGCTTCCGCGGCCGGCATCAGCGGCCCCGCTGCGAACCACCGCTGCCCGGGCCGGAGCTGCTGGAGCACCCGTCGCTGGCCCACATCGTACTGCAGCTAGCGACGGCGCTCGACGTGCGGGGACACTTTGTCGAGGGTCCGGAAGGCGATTGATGCACGGTCGCCGGTACGAGGTCCGCGGCACGGTGGTGGTTCCCATCCGTTGTGTTGAGTGTAGGCTTCCACGTGTTCACCATGCTAACAACGCAGATCGTGCTGAGCGTCACGATCATCGTCCATGTCCGATCGTTGCGCGATCGCTGCACCCCACGCCCGCATCGTTCGGCGTTGAGTTGAACGGAACCGTTTCCTTCTTCCAATGCTCCGCGCGTCTCGGATCGCCCGTCGGTGATCCGCGCAATCTTGTGGATGGGCACGGTGTGGACAAGGTGTGGACACATGGACATAAGTatttggcagcagcagcgcgtgcATATATACGCGCCATATACTCAAAAAACAAATCGGCTAGTTTAAACGGCTTGTTGCTTTCCAACGTCTTCTAGCGTGATCGGGGGGAGAgtgtttcccttttcttttcttgtggggtttttttctcgttcgtttgctttactcttaaaaaacacatacgcgcacacaaacacagacacacacacagacacatgcaACCAATTCGATTTACGGACGGGCAGCGGATATAGATATGTGTAGCTTTTTACGCCGAATTGTTACTATTTATACGACAATTATTGGCTTGCGGAAAACTTTAGCATCCCTTACACCCCCCCCCTGGCAGCACTGGGCGCGTTTTGTGTGCCATATTTATAAGGATGCGCACACGCGGATGCGGAGGTCACTCTCCCCACTGTTGTTTCTGGGCTAAGCCATTTGGAATGACGACCACACAATCAGTGAAAGCAAAAGACCAGTCGCGCGCcatgtttcattttttctcccattccacccacccccccccccccccccccttatgTTTCCGTGAAGTAAATCgaaggtgtgtttgtgcgtgtgtgcgtgtgtgtgatttccGGGGGTGTCACGGAACcagttgtgcgtgtgtgcgcggtCGCTTTGTCCGCaccaccctcccccctccccccctccaaTTTGGTTAAAAACCGTTTCGTGAGAGAGTATAGATTATATCAAAGTTTATCTATTTATATATAaacatatttatatttatatataaatacagcagcaacaacatatACCTACCATTAACACACATCCGCTTGCGCAATGAGAAACTAAATTACTTATAGGAGCAAATATATAAGGAGGAAACCAGGAGCAAACCCGATGCCACAAGAAGCTCGCGATAGCTTAGTGAACGAGGTGCAAAGGTGGTGCAGGAAAGGAAGAGAGGAGACAAGCAAAGAAGGACAGAAAACATATGCTTAAAAACAAAcgtatatacatatatatacatttatatattatatagaaaatttaaaacatgaCAAATACGAAGGAACGGAACAGCGGGACGGAACTCACACCTCACCACACACCTCCGTACTCAATACTCTTCACCAATACGGCTTTTGCTTAACAGGTTTGGGTGTTTGtaatgtttcgttttgttttgcattttaagGCTTATCTTTAAACGTACTCCTTATATATTTACTTAAGTTTTCCTTTCTAGTCACACGTACACGCTCTTGCTTTATAAGTGTATTAGTATATGATTTCTGTAACTTATATGATTTTATCATTACTTCTTACGCTCATtgaaataagagagagagagagagaaaaaaaaaaacattcactagacacacacacacttcttaCTGTGATGCCAACTGATAAAGGCACTGACAggcgagatgatgatgatggcaggtggtggtggtggaggtggtagtCACTTTGTTTAGGTTTAAGCGACTCTAAGAACAAAACGCAGGAAAAAGGAAGCTAACGAAGGACGAGActttgaagaagaagaaaaaaaaaacatggaaaatgTAAAACCGCAGacgcagaaaacaaaaccaaaaaaaaaaaacaaaacaaaacacatctaCTTAAGAGAAGATACCCAGCCGATATTTGGACAATATATAAACGTGTGATCACTGCCGCTATTTCGCTTCATTAgtaggaaacaaacaaaacaaaacaaaccaaaccaaaccaaaccaaacaaaacccccccaAAATAAACAACTTAAATAAAGGAGAAACACACAGGAAACAAGTGAAGGAGATAGAAAGCAAAAATAGGAACAAAAacctaaacaaaacaaaacaaaaagggatgaagagagaaaatcgacacacacacacactcacattagTGAAGGTGATGTATATGGAAAAAGTCAAGCTCCACAAACAAAGGGAGGGTACAATTGTTTGCCCCACAATTCAACACACCCAGCAACGAACATGCAGCTGGTAAGGTAATTTAGGTATTTATACactcacaaacaaacagacaacacacacacacacacacatatacatacatatacatGTACAACTATATATGCGCCGCGTAGTAGTTTTGATCGAATCCCACGGTTTATCATCATCGGCTTTGGGGAAGGGAAGGGTGGCAGAAGAGTGGGGAAAAAAGGTGGGGCGGAGAAGAAAGGGAGCGGGAGCTGCAAAAGGATCGGCTAGCATAAGCATGGTGTTGTAGGTAGGGAAAATATAATATAGCATAAATgagacccacacacacacacacaaccacgcTACACATGTCTCACAGGATCATTAGCAGCATCGTTGTGTGAGGGATTATTGTTTGAAACGAAAATCTTCGCTTCCGTTATCATTGCTGGCGGCCCCAGAGCTTACTGAACACTGAGAATGCATAACAGAGAGtatagtgagagagagagagagagagagataacaAAAGTGTATCCTTTTTGTATTGCAGCTCATCATCGGCCCGCGCGCGCTTACAGTCAAATAGCGACTTTAAATGTATAGAGAAATAGTGGATGAATTTGTTTATATTTGCAGTACAATAGTAGTGGTAAATGGCAGAGTATCATCACAATGTTTTCTAggttagggggaaaaaagaacgaGTGTCGCCATGTTTACAACAATgcatggcttttttttgtgagaaCAACGGCAATCGTGTATTGTTTCTTTACTGAAAACACTGTCGAAACGTTCAGCAAAGCTTCCTGTTTTTGTCATGTCCTACTTGGTAAATGTTTTTGCTTGAACCTAATGCTTCCCAACAGAGCAAGGTAGAGAAAAGGCGCGAAAGAGATAGGCAACACGATAGTATGGGAAAGAGTAAAAAACCAAATGGCGCCCACTAATACACGTTCAGTTCTCGGAGCATTTCACTTAGTAGGGGGTCATCTTCGTATGTCAACAATGTCAACAGGATAGTGATGTGTATACTTCCCCatctgacacacacacacgcacacacagagcaaGCTAGGTAAATATTGGTAGTAGATAGCGCAATAGCAGCAATCCGTTCAGTCTTCTCCTTCATTAGCAGTGCCCACAGGGGCGTGCATAGTGACGCCATTCGGAGCTCGTTTCtctcgcgcgcgtgtgtgtatgtgtgaggtgttgatgtttttttttgtgattttccCAAATTCCTTGGAAGGGCGTGCTACGCCATCGCCTACTCTTTGCTTACCAAGGATGTTTTGATGTTGATATTAGTAATGACGATCGCAGCAAGCAACGCCTCTTGAGGTTGCTACTGCGTGGTgaatatgtatgtgtgtgtcacaTGCAAgcatggtgatggtgaacaCAACAGTTTGGTAGGCTGACCAAAAGAAGGATGTTTCCTGCTTTAGTCTCCGGAAAGGCAGTTTGCAATATTCGGTGGTTCAAATTTTTGGGAAATAGTGAGGCAACTTCGTTTGTGCCCCCTCTTCTACTGCAGTTAGTATCCACAAATCAACACAATCAAGCGAAGCAAGCAAACGCTATTGGAAGCTGTAGATGATGGAACCATCCCAAAATCGGGAATCCGGGACGGTACACAGGcccagctcatcatcatcatcatcattaagcaacaacaaacaaaaaaaacccatcaaaaAAATAGATAATTACCAATAAGAAATAAAACGCTTCTAGGTTTACACTATTATATGGCGCGGAATGTTGAATGTAAACACGTGCAAGACAGGCGCGAGCCCCAGAGTATATCATAATATTCATAACtaaagcagcaaacaaacaaaacattcctcATTTCTGCTCCGACAAAGAGCCGCAAAAAAATCACGAGACGAATGGAACccgtagagagagagagggagggagggagggagggagagagatacAGCAAAACTATATTAGAATAATGGAAACCGCGCAAGATCCCTCCATCTCCCTTTAACGTCCTCGATCCTTGCTGCCCCAAAATAGCATAATGTATTTAGCCGTTCACTTAGAGAGACGGAGAGATGTTCCCAAACCCCCAAAAACCCCCCCACAGACGCTCACGTCACTCACGTCAAACTGGTCACGTCAGAATCATAGGTCAGGAAAACGGAAGCCGGAAGTGGGCCTGGGACTGTCTGTTTGCATCGTTGTTCGTTGTTCTTTTTCTGTTAGATGGCTAGCTGTTCACTGGAAGAAGAGACGAAAAAGTGTGTCGTAATATTTATGTTGGTTTCGCCTTGAATGTCACCGTAATAGAGAGCTCATCATCCCCCCTCCCCTGAAACTGAAAACCAAACCCCGTTTGTACAGTCCGAGAGTGATAGGCGGACGGAAAACCCCCGCAAAACAATTGCGAAAATTCATACACAACCagaactcacacacacacacacataaattaAGCAACGTCTAGTCATCTCGTAGCGGTAGCAGTGTAGTGCGCGAggtaaaacacaacacaaacgcaGAACAAAAGAAGGAAGTAACAGCGACCCCTAAAGGTGATACCAAAGTGTTTAATGAGAATATACAAAACTAGGCAAACAGAGACGAGAAAATGGGGGAGGATGAaaatgaagcaacaaaaaaaatcacaaacacacaaacggacaagagaaaaacaaaaaatgaaatgataacaaaacaagaaaaagcaCTAAATAATAATTGGCCGAAGCGAGCAAGAACGTAATATACACACAAGGTAGGCAAACCACATCTAGAAAGAGCCATCGAAAAGAAAGGTtcgaaagcaagcaaacaaactacTCTGTCACTTACGGAACAAAGCCCGAACATACTGAAAAAAgaaggtaggaaaaaaaacacacacaaaaacaaacatcaataTATCACTGCCCTAAGTGTTTCACTTAAAAGTAAACTgagtaacaaacaaacaaacaagtaaACGTATAAAAAGGAAGCAAGTGTGAACGTGTCacctaaaacaaaacaaagaaaaaaccccATATAATCCGACGATTACCGCTCCTCTTCCAGCTCTTTTTtccaacacatacacacacacactagcagaCGCAGCTTGTCTCCGACACACGTTGAACAGCAGGAAGCGAGGATTTTTGTCGAGTAGATTTTTTCTAcgaataaaacacacacacacacacacacacacacactatcgtAAATAGCCATTCGAAAAAGAACATCCTGTAGTAGGTGAGCGAGATTAGCAGGAGAGATTAGCTAGTAGACTTTGTCCTTCTCACCCTAGTAACCATAGCGATGGTTGGACTACTACTACCGTGTGACACAGCTACACACTAACGCAAGGGAGCTACACTATTCGCTCATGACAGATCtgcgagagaaaaagagagacagagagatgGTCCGTTGCATTCTGGATCTCGCATCGTAGcaggccattttgtttttgttttccttgtaACACTAATTTCGTTTCCCCAATTTATTTTACGCGATAagttaaatagaaaaaagcgCTTCGCAAATAGTTTACAAAATTAAGCATTaaacggaaaaaaaagaacgagaCGTATGGCAACCCACCtgaacccacacacacacacacacatgggagGATACGGTTTCAGCCAGTGTAATGATGATTCAACTACAATGATTCAactacaaaaggaaaaaaaaaacccaggaTCGAAACACATTCACCACAGGAATATTTTCCCTGCTAATAGTACACGAGAGAAGGGCCAGATGGacagcaccacacacaaaaactaaACTTCCTATTTTCTATTGCCATTGGTGTTCGGGTCGAACTGGAAGGGTAAAACGATAtatggaagaaaagaaaagctgggggaaaaaacaccgAAACCCCGGGGGCATTACAATCGAAACAGGATATATAGAGGGAAAACAAGACGGAAAAGAAtgggaaaaacaaagaaaaaaacaaaaccaaaaccaacaaTCACAATATTTAGAATAGTGCATAATATTTGACGAAACACACGAACACggaagcaaacagcaaacagcgagagagagtagAGTAGAACGGGACCGGAAACAATCGTCTGCCGGATGATAAGCGAGACAAAAATGAATGAAAGCGAAACCGGAACAGCAGTCGAAATACGTAAAATACGAAATTGTTAAaccaaaaaagagagagagagagaaagagaaagaacaaACCGAAGTATGCAAAACAAGAAATTTGTCAAACAGCTCAACTCGTaaagcgaacaaaacaaaaaagaaaaaaacgataagTGAACctaaaaatggagaaaaataaaaggcGCCTGAAACGAATCCAAAAATATGATAGAAGCGTTCTTTGTGATGATCGATTTGAAGAAAAGAACGGAGGAATCTTCGTGGAAGTGGAAAAGACAAGTTGAGAAAAGAAtcgttctgtttgtttgtttggtgtgtgtgtgtgtgtgtgtgtgtgtgtgtgtgtgtgtgtgtgtgtgtgtgtgttttcttgcaATTTTTACAAAACTCTTCTCCACATCAATCAACCCTATTTTGGAGGCTAGTGGCTGGCGGACCATCTCTCAACTCAGATTACTTCTCCTGGGTCGGGGGGGCAAAAAGCATTCCATCGGGAAGGAAATTAAACTAACGATCAAAGAACAAACCTAAGGAAACAGAGTGCAAGATGATCCTGGATGCTCTTCAAATGGGACTTAACGCACATACACGCTTACATGGCAACACAAACAACAGTTAAGAAAAATGCACTCGCCACTCCATTTGTAAGTCAATCACAGCCAAACGAAGACATCTCATATAGTCGAAAACTATAACGAAAAATGCAACTTATTGCAgtagaaaaaagggaaccggAAACATGAAAAAGCCTAACATCCACGAAccatttttcccctttttctctcGGTTTAATCGTGTTTGGATTTTCTGTTCCACCGAATTCCCTCCCCAATATAGATAAAAATGCTTTTTAGGGTGTTTGTTAAAGAAAGACGAATGGGAAAAAACATAATCTCAGTAAGAAAAGGCTagtataacaaaaaaaacacacagaaatcAGATCACGGAAAAAAGTATCATAAGAGGGAAAAATCGGTTGCTTCAATGAAGgggtttttccctttttcctccTATCCTTACCGTTCCTACCATTCTATCGAACGTCATCTATTACGACTAATTGTAAGAAGACCCACAACAGAATAGGCAAAAGACATcaagacaaaaaagaaatgcGAGTCACGGACGGTTGTTGGACACATTCAGCA
It contains:
- the LOC118513181 gene encoding protein SCAI isoform X1 is translated as MVKMASTEEQDRKIVLEFCHLLEKSKQLFNGLRDLPQYGHRQWQAYFGRTFDVYTKLWKFQQQHRLVLDSKYGLKRWQIGEIASKIGQLYYHYYLRTSETNYLNEAYSFYAAIRGRAYYSRAIKEDRPDLMVKKLRYYARFIVVCLLLKKMKLVRELVIELERQIQEYTTTYEPEDQLEWSLVLEEIKGFIKAESAVAVLHADTNPIVLSHSGSGSRLSPLTTPPCERTPHMTLSLQEILIVGSACEQAKFSELTMDMFRMLQTLEREPTDAMHPMIGHPMAHGGPHDASPAASRMPPYGVPGSKGYVENGDRRAMRDNPHKYLLYKPSLSQLMVFLSSGFKELPPGGALLLYMSADGCFSTTKHPQDYGYELGGLATSVKRDAVDSGLSVRGKSSAGYKEPHCLYPGDLYPYTRRPLFIIIDSDNSFVFQHIPRYFGQPLVILMSPQDIPANYQDLQHHGSLFTLFLHSPMTAMCYICNVGDVPIHHWERCQSYVDRFVTEASRLVTRCRMDEIEQGIGYIDSSYVQFFGDDFLRTLILRFVFCDVALRLHRGFRGRHQRPRCEPPLPGPELLEHPSLAHIVLQLATALDVRGHFVEGPEGD
- the LOC118513181 gene encoding protein SCAI isoform X2, with product MVKMASTEEQDRKIVLEFCHLLEKSKQLFNGLRDLPQYGHRQWQAYFGRTFDVYTKLWKFQQQHRLVLDSKYGLKRWQIGEIASKIGQLYYHYYLRTSETNYLNEAYSFYAAIRGRAYYSRAIKEDRPDLMVKKLRYYARFIVVCLLLKKMKLVRELVIELERQIQEYTTTYEPEDQLEWSLVLEEIKGFIKAESAVAVLHADTNPIVLSHRLSPLTTPPCERTPHMTLSLQEILIVGSACEQAKFSELTMDMFRMLQTLEREPTDAMHPMIGHPMAHGGPHDASPAASRMPPYGVPGSKGYVENGDRRAMRDNPHKYLLYKPSLSQLMVFLSSGFKELPPGGALLLYMSADGCFSTTKHPQDYGYELGGLATSVKRDAVDSGLSVRGKSSAGYKEPHCLYPGDLYPYTRRPLFIIIDSDNSFVFQHIPRYFGQPLVILMSPQDIPANYQDLQHHGSLFTLFLHSPMTAMCYICNVGDVPIHHWERCQSYVDRFVTEASRLVTRCRMDEIEQGIGYIDSSYVQFFGDDFLRTLILRFVFCDVALRLHRGFRGRHQRPRCEPPLPGPELLEHPSLAHIVLQLATALDVRGHFVEGPEGD